Proteins from a single region of Psychrobium sp. MM17-31:
- the rpoC gene encoding DNA-directed RNA polymerase subunit beta', protein MKDLLKFLKQQNKTEEFDAIKIGLASPEQIRSWSFGEVKKPETINYRTFKPEREGLFCARIFGPIKDYECLCGKYKRLKHRGVICEKCGVEVTQSKVRRDRMGHIDLASPVAHIWFLKSLPSRIGLLLDLTLRDIERVLYFESFVVTEPGMTDLEQSQILTEEEYLDALEEHGDEFEAKMGAEAVLALLSQLDLAHEIEEMREELPSINSETKRKKITKRLKLMEAFHESGNNPEWMIMTVLPVLPPDLRPLVPLEGGRFATSDLNDLYRRVINRNNRLKRLLDLAAPDIIVRNEKRMLQESVDALLDNGRRGRAITGSNKRPLKSLADMIKGKQGRFRQNLLGKRVDYSGRSVITVGPTLRLHQCGLPKKMALELFKPFIYGKLESLGMATTIKAAKKMVEREVGEVWDILSDVIREHPVMLNRAPTLHRLGIQAFEPVLIEGKAIQLHPLVCAAYNADFDGDQMAVHVPLTIEAQLEARALMMSTNNILSPANGEPIIVPSQDVVLGLYYMTRDCVNGKGEAMAFSDIDEVEKAYRTGHAQLHARIKVRITEYVRDENGELQETVSLRDTTVGRALFSRIMPKGLSYNLLDEPLGKKQISKLLNTCYREVGLKDTVIFADQLMYTGFGYATMSGCSVGIDDMVIPDEKKALIEEAQAEVAEISEQFAQGLVTAGERYNKAIDIWAGTNEKVSKAMMDNLSTETVINRDGEEETQPSFNSVFMMADSGARGSAAQIRQLAGMRGLMAKPDGSIIETPIIANFREGLNVLQYFISTHGARKGLADTALKTANSGYLTRRLVDVAQDLVISEQDCGTHEGLMMTPLIEGGDVVEPLRERVLGRVVAEDIIKPGTEDEVLVERNVMLDENLVDMLEANSVDQVKVRSIITCDSDFGVCANCYGRDLARGHLINMGEAVGVVAAQSIGEPGTQLTMRTFHIGGAASRASAENNVQVKNAGTIKLHNSKHVTNSDGKLVIVSRSSELTVIDEMGREKERYKVPYGTILEKGEDQTVTAGEIVANWDPHTHPIITEVQGKIQFVDLIDGITMDKKTDDLTGLSSVVVIDAAQRTAAGKEMRPAVKLVDDKGNDVLIAGTDVPAQYFLPGNAIVNLEDGAIVNVGDALARIPQESSKTRDITGGLPRVADLFEARKPKEPAILAEVSGTISFGKETKGKRRLVITPADGGEQYEEMIPKWRNLNAFEGEKVEKGEVIADGPESPHDILRLRGITHVANYIVNEVQDVYRLQGVKINDKHCEAIIRQMLRKCTITFAGDSNFLVGETLEYSQVKVANRELEEQGKEPARFERNLMGITKASLATESFISAASFQETTRVLTEAAVSGKRDDLRGLKENVIVGRLIPAGTGFAYHEKRRAAAVEPEVTKIDTDEAEANLADLLGSLGGDE, encoded by the coding sequence GTGAAAGACTTACTGAAGTTTCTAAAACAGCAGAACAAAACCGAAGAATTTGATGCGATCAAAATCGGTCTTGCTTCTCCTGAACAGATCCGTTCTTGGTCATTTGGTGAAGTTAAAAAGCCAGAGACCATTAACTATCGTACCTTCAAGCCTGAGCGCGAAGGTTTATTCTGTGCGCGTATCTTTGGTCCAATCAAAGATTACGAGTGTTTGTGTGGTAAATACAAGCGTCTGAAGCACCGTGGTGTTATCTGTGAAAAGTGTGGCGTTGAGGTAACTCAATCTAAAGTTCGTCGTGACCGTATGGGTCATATCGATCTTGCTAGCCCTGTTGCTCACATCTGGTTCTTAAAATCATTACCGTCTCGTATCGGTCTATTACTAGACTTAACACTTCGCGATATCGAGCGCGTACTTTACTTCGAATCTTTCGTAGTAACTGAGCCGGGTATGACAGATCTTGAGCAATCACAGATCTTAACCGAAGAAGAATACTTAGACGCCTTAGAAGAGCACGGTGACGAGTTCGAAGCTAAGATGGGTGCAGAAGCGGTATTAGCGCTACTAAGCCAGCTAGATCTTGCTCACGAGATTGAAGAAATGCGCGAAGAGCTGCCTTCAATTAACTCTGAAACTAAGCGTAAGAAGATCACTAAGCGTCTTAAATTAATGGAAGCCTTCCACGAATCAGGTAACAATCCTGAGTGGATGATCATGACTGTATTACCAGTTCTTCCACCAGATCTACGTCCATTAGTACCACTAGAAGGTGGCCGCTTTGCAACGTCTGATCTAAACGATTTATACCGTCGTGTAATCAACCGTAACAACCGTCTAAAACGTCTATTAGACCTAGCTGCTCCAGACATCATCGTACGCAACGAAAAGCGTATGTTACAAGAGTCTGTTGATGCGCTATTAGATAACGGTCGTCGCGGTCGTGCTATCACAGGTTCTAACAAGCGTCCTCTGAAATCACTTGCCGATATGATCAAAGGTAAGCAAGGTCGTTTCCGTCAGAACTTACTTGGTAAGCGTGTTGACTACTCTGGTCGTTCGGTAATCACTGTAGGTCCTACTCTACGTCTACACCAATGTGGTCTACCTAAGAAGATGGCACTTGAGCTATTCAAGCCATTTATCTACGGTAAATTAGAATCACTAGGCATGGCGACTACCATCAAAGCTGCGAAGAAAATGGTAGAGCGCGAAGTAGGTGAAGTTTGGGATATCCTATCTGACGTTATCCGCGAACATCCAGTAATGCTTAACCGTGCACCAACACTTCACAGATTAGGTATCCAAGCGTTTGAGCCGGTACTAATCGAAGGTAAAGCAATTCAATTACACCCATTGGTTTGTGCGGCGTACAACGCTGACTTCGATGGTGACCAAATGGCGGTACACGTACCGTTAACAATTGAAGCGCAACTTGAAGCACGTGCGTTAATGATGTCGACTAACAACATCTTATCGCCAGCGAATGGTGAGCCGATCATCGTACCTTCTCAGGACGTTGTATTAGGTCTTTACTACATGACACGTGATTGTGTTAACGGTAAAGGCGAAGCGATGGCATTTAGCGATATCGACGAAGTAGAAAAAGCATACCGCACTGGTCACGCTCAACTACACGCTCGTATCAAAGTGCGTATCACTGAGTACGTTCGTGATGAGAACGGCGAATTACAAGAGACTGTATCACTACGCGATACAACTGTTGGTCGTGCATTATTCTCACGCATCATGCCAAAAGGTTTATCTTACAACTTGTTAGATGAGCCATTAGGTAAGAAGCAAATTTCTAAGCTACTAAACACTTGTTACCGTGAAGTAGGTCTGAAAGATACTGTTATCTTTGCTGACCAACTAATGTACACAGGTTTTGGTTACGCGACTATGTCTGGTTGTTCGGTTGGTATCGACGATATGGTTATTCCAGACGAGAAGAAAGCGTTAATCGAAGAAGCACAAGCAGAAGTTGCAGAAATCTCTGAGCAGTTTGCTCAAGGTCTTGTAACTGCTGGTGAGCGCTACAATAAAGCAATCGATATTTGGGCTGGTACCAACGAGAAAGTATCGAAAGCGATGATGGATAACTTATCGACTGAAACGGTTATTAACCGCGATGGCGAAGAAGAAACTCAACCGTCATTTAACAGCGTGTTCATGATGGCTGACTCGGGCGCTCGTGGTAGTGCTGCTCAGATCCGTCAGCTAGCTGGTATGCGTGGTCTGATGGCTAAGCCGGATGGCTCAATCATCGAAACGCCAATCATTGCGAACTTCCGTGAAGGTCTAAACGTACTTCAGTACTTCATTTCGACTCACGGTGCTCGTAAAGGTCTAGCGGATACCGCACTTAAGACAGCGAACTCTGGTTACCTAACACGTCGTCTAGTAGACGTTGCCCAAGATTTAGTTATCTCTGAGCAAGACTGTGGTACGCACGAAGGTCTAATGATGACACCATTAATCGAAGGTGGTGACGTTGTTGAGCCGCTACGCGAGCGTGTATTAGGTCGTGTAGTTGCAGAAGACATTATCAAGCCAGGCACTGAAGACGAAGTACTTGTTGAGCGTAACGTTATGCTTGATGAGAACCTAGTAGACATGCTTGAAGCTAACTCAGTTGACCAAGTGAAAGTACGTTCTATCATCACTTGTGACTCTGACTTTGGTGTATGTGCTAACTGTTACGGTCGTGACCTAGCGCGTGGTCACCTAATTAACATGGGTGAAGCCGTTGGTGTTGTAGCTGCTCAATCAATCGGTGAGCCGGGTACACAGCTAACCATGCGTACGTTCCACATCGGTGGTGCGGCATCTCGAGCGTCTGCAGAAAACAACGTTCAAGTGAAAAACGCTGGTACTATCAAGCTCCACAACTCTAAGCACGTTACAAACAGCGATGGCAAACTAGTTATCGTTTCTCGTTCTTCTGAGTTAACAGTTATCGATGAGATGGGTCGTGAGAAAGAGCGCTATAAAGTGCCTTACGGTACTATCTTAGAGAAAGGTGAAGATCAAACAGTAACTGCTGGCGAAATCGTAGCAAACTGGGATCCGCATACGCATCCAATCATCACCGAGGTACAAGGTAAGATCCAATTCGTTGACTTAATCGATGGTATCACCATGGATAAGAAGACTGATGATCTAACTGGTCTATCTTCAGTAGTAGTTATCGACGCTGCACAACGTACAGCCGCTGGTAAAGAAATGCGCCCAGCTGTAAAACTTGTTGATGACAAAGGCAACGACGTACTAATCGCTGGTACTGACGTTCCTGCACAATACTTCTTACCAGGTAACGCAATCGTTAACCTAGAAGATGGTGCAATCGTAAACGTTGGTGACGCGTTAGCACGTATTCCACAAGAAAGCTCGAAGACTCGTGATATCACGGGTGGTCTACCTCGCGTAGCCGACTTATTCGAAGCACGTAAGCCTAAAGAGCCTGCTATTCTTGCTGAAGTTAGCGGTACTATCTCATTTGGTAAAGAAACTAAAGGTAAGCGTCGTCTAGTTATCACCCCAGCAGATGGTGGTGAGCAGTACGAAGAAATGATTCCTAAGTGGCGTAATCTAAATGCGTTCGAAGGTGAGAAGGTTGAAAAAGGTGAGGTAATCGCCGATGGTCCTGAGTCACCACATGATATTCTTCGCTTACGTGGTATTACACACGTTGCGAACTACATCGTGAACGAAGTGCAAGACGTTTACCGTCTACAAGGTGTAAAAATCAATGATAAGCACTGTGAAGCAATCATTCGTCAAATGCTACGTAAGTGTACTATTACCTTCGCTGGTGACAGTAACTTCCTAGTTGGTGAAACACTTGAGTACTCTCAAGTTAAAGTTGCTAACCGTGAATTGGAAGAGCAAGGCAAAGAGCCTGCACGTTTTGAGCGTAACCTAATGGGTATCACCAAAGCGTCGCTTGCAACTGAGTCATTTATCTCAGCGGCATCGTTCCAAGAAACAACACGTGTTCTTACTGAAGCAGCAGTTAGCGGTAAGCGCGATGACTTACGTGGTCTGAAAGAAAACGTAATCGTTGGTCGTCTGATCCCTGCTGGTACTGGTTTCGCTTACCACGAGAAACGTCGTGCGGCGGCAGTAGAGCCTGAAGTGACTAAGATTGACACTGATGAAGCTGAAGCTAACTTAGCTGATTTACTTGGTAGCCTAGGTGGCGACGAGTAA
- a CDS encoding penicillin acylase family protein, whose translation MSFLSSRKIKLPSTAPSALALNRTKHGIMEINGNDLSDLLWGSGYAHAVDRYTQLLLMRIIGQGRLCELLEDSDENLAIDTFFRKANWHNNLTDEVDKLEPYAREMSQRYCDGINEGVKRKGMSMLKILGYKPELWTIEDSILISRMTGYLTLAQSQTEIEHFFVECVQAGVDHARLAELFPIGDQQIDFQLLNKIQLTDSIIPSHILWNSVLPRMMASNNWVISGEHTYSGKPILANDPHLEVNRLPNVWCEQILNCPTQRIKGMGMPGLPGIVIGRSNELAWGVTYSFMDSVDSWIEQCREGKYLHDDGWLDFATRKEVIRRKKHPEQQVTFYDNKHGVLAGDPNVEGHYLATRWSGANSGAQSLQAAIEMFEICDTKSALSILGKVESAWNWVVADNEGNIGYQMSGLMPKRRDGWNGFVPSVGWHSENDWQGYVDIKDLPRSFNPACGFLVTANNDLNEYGKASPINMPMGNYRAKRIADLIEKNQQHDVALSQQIQLDVYSQQAEQFLAILRPLVQSQCNDSPLSSIIADWDCCYDMESRGAVIFEVFYHNLRQQVFAGSQFGLGASVGNYLASETGVFIDFYQQFDGVLLNPESAWYEGTTQADVFIAAFKAINSNEVDKTWQQVNSVSFSNILVADKMPSFLGATTKPIPLRGGRATPSQGQIYRSANRKTSFAPTIRVIADMNEDVLHTSLAGGPSDDFTSKWYCNELDDWLNGRYKQVK comes from the coding sequence TTGAGTTTTTTAAGTTCACGGAAGATCAAACTCCCCTCAACAGCGCCAAGCGCTTTAGCTCTTAATCGTACAAAGCACGGCATCATGGAAATTAATGGCAATGACTTGTCCGATCTATTGTGGGGCAGTGGTTATGCTCACGCTGTCGATCGCTATACCCAATTACTTTTGATGCGAATTATTGGCCAAGGTCGTTTATGTGAGTTATTAGAGGACTCGGATGAAAATTTGGCAATTGATACCTTCTTTCGCAAAGCCAACTGGCACAATAATCTAACCGATGAAGTCGATAAGCTAGAGCCTTATGCTCGGGAAATGAGCCAGCGCTATTGTGATGGTATTAATGAAGGAGTTAAGCGCAAAGGCATGTCCATGCTAAAAATCCTTGGCTACAAGCCAGAATTATGGACTATTGAAGATTCTATTTTAATTTCTCGAATGACTGGCTACTTAACGCTGGCACAGTCACAAACGGAAATCGAACACTTCTTTGTCGAATGTGTCCAAGCTGGCGTTGACCATGCGCGACTCGCCGAGTTGTTTCCAATTGGCGATCAGCAAATCGATTTTCAATTACTCAATAAAATCCAGTTAACGGATTCAATTATTCCCTCCCATATTCTATGGAACAGTGTATTGCCACGAATGATGGCTTCCAACAATTGGGTAATTAGTGGCGAGCATACGTACAGTGGTAAGCCAATACTCGCTAATGATCCACACCTAGAAGTAAATCGCCTACCCAATGTTTGGTGTGAACAAATTCTCAATTGTCCTACTCAGCGCATTAAAGGTATGGGGATGCCGGGGCTCCCCGGAATCGTTATTGGCCGCTCCAACGAGCTTGCTTGGGGCGTCACTTATTCATTTATGGATAGTGTCGATAGCTGGATTGAGCAATGCAGGGAAGGTAAGTACCTTCATGATGATGGATGGCTAGACTTTGCTACGAGGAAAGAAGTAATAAGGCGTAAGAAACACCCTGAGCAGCAAGTAACTTTTTATGATAACAAGCACGGTGTGTTAGCTGGCGATCCTAATGTAGAAGGCCACTACTTAGCGACGCGTTGGAGCGGGGCAAATAGTGGTGCGCAATCTCTGCAAGCTGCCATCGAAATGTTTGAAATTTGTGATACCAAATCGGCATTATCGATTCTGGGAAAAGTCGAGTCAGCATGGAACTGGGTTGTCGCTGACAACGAAGGTAATATTGGTTATCAAATGTCTGGCTTAATGCCAAAGCGCCGAGATGGATGGAACGGATTTGTTCCTAGTGTTGGCTGGCATAGTGAAAATGATTGGCAAGGCTATGTGGATATCAAAGACTTACCTCGTAGCTTTAACCCTGCGTGCGGCTTCCTAGTTACTGCTAATAATGACTTGAACGAATACGGCAAAGCGTCTCCTATTAATATGCCGATGGGCAATTATCGCGCCAAACGTATTGCTGATCTGATTGAGAAAAACCAGCAACATGATGTTGCATTAAGTCAGCAAATTCAGCTCGATGTTTACTCTCAACAAGCTGAGCAGTTTTTAGCTATATTACGACCTTTAGTGCAATCTCAGTGTAATGATTCACCATTATCTAGCATCATCGCAGATTGGGACTGCTGTTATGATATGGAGTCTCGAGGCGCTGTGATATTCGAGGTTTTTTATCACAACTTGAGGCAGCAAGTTTTCGCTGGCTCTCAATTCGGGCTGGGAGCGAGCGTAGGAAACTATTTGGCCAGCGAAACCGGTGTTTTCATCGATTTCTACCAACAGTTTGATGGCGTATTACTCAATCCAGAATCGGCGTGGTATGAAGGCACAACGCAAGCCGACGTTTTTATCGCCGCGTTTAAAGCGATTAATTCCAATGAAGTAGATAAAACATGGCAGCAGGTGAATAGTGTCAGTTTTTCAAATATTTTAGTGGCCGATAAAATGCCGTCGTTTTTAGGTGCCACTACCAAGCCAATCCCATTACGTGGCGGCCGAGCAACGCCTTCTCAAGGACAAATTTATCGCAGTGCAAATAGGAAAACGAGCTTTGCGCCAACAATCCGCGTAATTGCTGATATGAATGAAGATGTCTTACACACTTCATTGGCAGGTGGACCGTCAGATGATTTCACATCAAAGTGGTACTGTAATGAACTCGACGACTGGCTTAACGGTCGATATAAGCAAGTAAAATAG
- a CDS encoding phospholipid scramblase-related protein — MEKLANHSSLMIKQQKEWGEIITGFETLNKYVISDAAGGQLYFAAEQKGSWLARQFFKASRPFTLAVLDANSQKQMTVSRPFRWLFPEATIYAQDGKTLGVVKKHFSLISKKYSLFDAQGRVIYTLKGPLLKPWTFNIRQGERDVGKITKKWSGLLKESFSDADNFGVIFPDDADVETKAFILGVVFLIDFVHFENKGD, encoded by the coding sequence GTGGAAAAATTAGCAAATCATTCATCGTTAATGATCAAACAGCAAAAAGAGTGGGGGGAAATCATTACCGGATTTGAAACCCTCAATAAATATGTCATTAGCGACGCAGCGGGTGGTCAGCTCTATTTCGCAGCCGAACAAAAAGGTTCGTGGTTGGCGCGCCAATTTTTTAAAGCCAGTCGTCCATTTACTTTGGCTGTGCTCGACGCCAATAGTCAAAAACAAATGACGGTTAGTCGACCATTTCGCTGGCTATTTCCTGAAGCAACGATTTACGCGCAAGACGGTAAAACCTTAGGGGTTGTGAAAAAACACTTTTCATTAATCAGTAAAAAGTACAGTCTATTTGACGCGCAAGGTCGCGTTATCTATACCCTTAAAGGACCGCTACTCAAGCCATGGACATTTAACATCCGCCAAGGCGAGCGTGATGTCGGAAAAATTACTAAAAAATGGAGTGGCTTACTCAAAGAGAGCTTTAGTGACGCTGACAATTTCGGGGTGATCTTTCCCGATGATGCGGATGTAGAAACCAAAGCTTTTATTCTTGGTGTGGTGTTCTTGATCGACTTTGTGCACTTTGAAAATAAAGGCGACTAG
- a CDS encoding GFA family protein yields MKHKTGGCACGQITYAFTGQPLNTVFCYCKQCQLHTGSDKWFGVWAHKDNFTFTKGLPAVFTRTGDSGRETRYNFCQTCGVTVCAEIEVGSFYSIAASTLDDQSGLKPAMLIYTAYAPEWSVLPEDVPAFDILPPFLTEHL; encoded by the coding sequence ATGAAGCATAAAACAGGTGGTTGCGCCTGCGGGCAAATTACATACGCCTTTACCGGACAGCCTCTAAACACTGTTTTTTGTTATTGTAAGCAATGCCAATTACACACCGGCTCTGATAAATGGTTCGGAGTGTGGGCACACAAAGACAATTTTACGTTCACCAAGGGACTGCCAGCGGTATTTACACGCACAGGTGATTCAGGTCGAGAAACGCGATACAACTTTTGCCAAACCTGCGGTGTAACAGTTTGCGCGGAAATTGAAGTGGGTAGTTTTTATTCCATTGCCGCATCGACACTGGACGATCAAAGCGGATTAAAACCGGCGATGTTGATCTACACTGCTTATGCGCCTGAGTGGAGTGTCCTTCCGGAAGATGTGCCGGCGTTTGATATTTTACCTCCCTTCCTAACTGAGCATTTATAA
- the rpsL gene encoding 30S ribosomal protein S12 — MATVNQLVRNARTKKVSKTNVPALEACPQRRGVCTRVYTTTPKKPNSALRKVARVRLTNGFEVTSYIGGEGHNLQEHSVILIRGGRVKDLPGVRYHTVRGTLDCSGVADRRQGRSKYGAKKPKA; from the coding sequence ATGGCAACAGTTAATCAACTAGTGCGCAACGCTCGTACAAAGAAGGTATCAAAAACAAACGTACCTGCTTTAGAAGCTTGTCCACAACGTCGTGGTGTATGTACTCGTGTATATACTACTACACCTAAAAAACCTAACTCAGCACTACGTAAAGTAGCTCGTGTTCGTTTAACTAACGGATTCGAAGTAACTTCATACATCGGTGGTGAAGGTCACAACTTACAAGAGCACAGCGTTATCTTAATCCGCGGTGGTCGTGTTAAAGATTTACCTGGTGTTCGTTACCACACAGTTCGCGGAACATTAGACTGTTCTGGCGTTGCTGATCGTCGTCAAGGTCGTTCTAAATACGGTGCTAAGAAGCCTAAGGCTTAA
- the rpsG gene encoding 30S ribosomal protein S7, producing the protein MPRRRVIGQRKILPDPKFKSEILAKFVNIVMVDGKKSTAEKIVYGALDIAAEKSGKGHVELFEEALENVCPTVEVKSRRVGGSTYQVPVEVRPVRRNALAMRWLVEFSRKRGEKSMAQRLAGELVDALENKGASVKKREDVHRMAEANKAFAHYRW; encoded by the coding sequence ATGCCAAGAAGACGCGTCATAGGTCAACGAAAAATCCTTCCAGATCCTAAATTTAAATCAGAGATCCTGGCAAAATTCGTAAACATCGTAATGGTTGACGGTAAGAAATCAACTGCTGAAAAAATCGTTTACGGTGCATTAGACATCGCTGCTGAGAAATCAGGTAAAGGCCATGTTGAATTATTTGAAGAAGCATTAGAAAACGTATGCCCAACGGTAGAGGTTAAGTCTCGCCGTGTTGGTGGTTCTACGTACCAAGTGCCTGTAGAAGTACGTCCTGTACGTCGTAACGCACTAGCTATGCGTTGGTTAGTTGAGTTCTCGCGTAAGCGTGGTGAAAAATCTATGGCTCAACGCCTAGCTGGTGAATTAGTAGATGCACTAGAAAACAAAGGTGCTTCTGTTAAGAAACGTGAAGACGTTCACCGTATGGCTGAAGCGAACAAAGCATTCGCTCACTACCGTTGGTAA